CTCAGGACCTGAAGCAGACATTGCACCGAATATTCTCCATCAATACAATACATTATCTATAAATATGATGAATGTTATTTTGATCCGATTCCTTTGAAAGCACTTATTGTTCAAGGTTCGAAGTTAACGTATAGTGGTAGAAAAACAGCCAATCATAGTCGCTACCTTGTCAGCAAAGCCGTCTGTCATTGGCTGAGCCTCCGATGAAACACACTCATCACCAACGAGGAGGCTGGAGGCCTCAAGCCCCACCTCCTGTTCCTGTCCCGCCGTCTCCACAATCAGCTGTGATTGGCCGAGGGGGTCCGAggaggaggggtcagaggtcaccgtcTGGATGATGACCCCGTCGCTGGAGCAGAGGCCCTCCGCCTGCGACGAAATAAAAAGTtcatgacagacagacagacagacagacagacagacagacacagacagacagacagacaggcagacacttACGGACAGGCTGTGTAGGATGATCTGGTGCTCAGgcgaggagggcgaggagcttGTGGTCAGGGTGACGGTGCTGTTGCTGCCCAGGCCGAGAGGCAGGCCCTGGCTGGTGGACAGACTGAGGCCCTGATTGGACGTGGTCTGGAGGTAGTAGGTCCCGGGCGTGCCGGTGGGCTGCAGGTGAAACGActaaagggagaaagagagagagattcattcattaataatgataatcaaTTATGAATGTTCTTTTTCACTGTATATAAATCATtgatatttgtattatatttgtattatatatatatatatatatacactttttttttcaaactatattttaccttttatttatctattttacGTTTGTGTTTGGGCAGGTTGAATGGCATTTTCCATGCCatgagggagatagagagaacctAATATCAGCATCTCACTGGGTTGGGTCATCCACCACCACTTAGGCTGTGAATTAATAATGAGGAGTTTCATCGTTTCCCGTAGACCACAGTGAAACCTGCACTATGCAACTGtaacgtgtgtgcgtttgcgtgtgtgtgtgcacgtgttcacCGGTAGGATCTCGAAGGTCTGCAGGGCTCCGGTGTTCAGGGTGATGGTGTCTCCGTCGCCGGGGGCAGCAGAGCCGTctgaggggatgggggggggggggggattatgaCTAAGAAAGTAGGGGTATCTCTGACCTGGCAGGTAAATTATGTCATTCAGGACGATTCGTTCATTCTGTTCAGTGGATCTGCttaacactgttgtgtttacatttaGCCAGTTAGAAGATGTTGaaacccaaaacacacagaaaacaatTTCACTTCATaactaaaaaaaaaggttttatcTGGGATTATTTTTGGATGACTTCAGTTCCAGTTCTTCAAGGAAGCAGCAACGATAAAACCACTACAAGCTTTCGGTTGCCCTAACACATGTTTCTGgtttaataaaaaacacattagCTCAACAGCAATTGAGCTCATGAATATAAATAGCTCAATAagggtgacatattataccgccAGGTGCaagtgggattagccgttacaagcagttttgaaaatctgcctcttatgacatcacaagagggcgtgtccacctagatgtgtgctggatacatcagtctaccagccctacccagtggactgtagcacatctggctcatctatccgtcacacaggtggacacgcccacctgtgatgtcagaagaggcccgTTTTCAAAACGGCTCGTACCggctaaccacactcacacctggtggtggctAGTGTCGCCTTTTGACGTTTGGGAGCGCGCGACGCGGACCCACCCAGGTGTGTGATCTGTAGGGGGATCTGGACCGGGATCTGCAGCGCTGCCACCGAGCTCGCCGACGCCCCGTCGTCCCCGCCGACGGCACCGCCGCCGCTCTCGTCCAATCGCGCCACTCGCAGCGCGGCCGAGGAGGCGGGACTCCCCGTGCCGGCGTTGGCCTGGGAGGACTCCATCAGGTCCTGCAGGACTTCCAGTAggactgggggggagggggggagacagagagagagacacagagagacagaaggaagagagacagacggatcaGGGAAAAAATTCCGTGCTGCCTTTCAAGTTGTATTTTCTATCCGAGAATGAAACAAGATTCCCTTTCCCATATGGCGTTattgacacacatacataaaaaacAGACACTCAAACCATTACCCACACAATGTGAAATAAAGTTAGCAGTTTATCTCCAAGTCACGGTTAATATAAGGACAACTCAGAATAAAAACGTTCACAAACAACGAAAACCTTTTGctacttttaattttttttttcaagaacaTCAATGTTTGGTACATTGCGATTGGCTGCTGGCGGTCTTACGGCTGAAGGGGATCTCCTTGTGATTGGACACTTGTCTCTTGATGTTCCACCACTTGGAGCGCAGCCACTGAGGCGAGCGCACGCTGCTCCAGCCCCCGGCTAGCTCCTCCCACCGCagctcgttctcctcctccacctgcatcTCCATGATCCTGGAggggagccacacacacacacacacacacacacacacacacacacacacacacacacacacacacacacacacacacacacacacacacacacacacacacacacacacacacacacacacacacacacacacacacacacacacacacacacagcatgtttAATCTGACACATAAAATGAACTTGAATTCGGTGTGCACCCATCTTCCCACGTGTgaacccccccctaccccccaggTGTGCCCCAAAAAACCCACTTAgtcatgcacccccccccccccccccccccgcccgcccaggTGTGCCCCAGCCCACCCAACCCACCCAGGTTTGCCCCCCACCCGTACCTGCGCACCAGGCCCAGGTCGTCCTCCTTGGTCCACTCGGTTCCCCCGCTGTGCTTCCAGTTGAGGTAGTTGAGCCACTTGGAGCGGCACTGCTTCTCCGAGCGCGAGCGCACCCGCTCCGCCACCGAGGCCCAGGACACGCCCCCGGTGACGGCCACGCCCGGCGACACCCCGGCCATCTCGTACACCACCTCGGCCAgccgccgctcctcctcctcgctccacttgcctggatatatatatatatatatatatatatatatatatacggtatatatgatttttttcaattgtatttgttttattcataaaaTGTTAGAaatagaacagctggatacaatTTTGTACAGTATTTTCGATTGGACCGTTTTCTACTTGAACATTTTGTGTAATTTTTGAAGGGGACAATTCAAGTTGTCAGTTACAAATTGTTtattttggagagaaatgctgaataaatgcatcttgTTTTCAAACCAAGAGAttattgtttgaataatcgtgatttcaaaattgaccaaaataatcgtgattatgattttcttTCCATAATCGAACAGCCCTAGTGTGTACCCATACCCAGTtggtgaggagaggagtgagagagtgagtgagtgtgtaccCGTGTTGCAGGTGTCCTTCATCAGCCGACAGCGGTCCTTGACGGACGAGGCACTGCGGCCCAGTACCGCCCCGATGGTGGCCCAGTCGTTACCGTGCTTCTTCCTCagcctgggacacacacacacacacacacacacacacacacacacacacacacacacacacacacacacacacacacacacacacacacacacacacacacacacacacacacacacacacacacacacacacacacacacacacacccctaattTAGACTGATTAATGTGAATGTGACAAAGTACATCAAGTACAAACACATATTTCGGATCTGACATTTGGCATTAAAGCAGAGATATAAAAGCCGCCACTCACGTTTTTAGTTTCTCGATCTCTCCGTGGGTGTACCTtccgggagagaggaggggacagaaAGTGCAGCCGTTAGATCTCCTGTACTCCAGTAGCAACGGGGCACAGACTAAACGGACCAACTGTCCAACTGTCGGAGATGCAAATGAACACCGCCACACTTTCTAGGTATGTCTTTGTTTTTAAgtctttgatttatttttatgctttactatagaatgagaaagagaggacggtatgggagatagaggggaggacatgaaGCAAAGGTCCACGGTTAGGATTCAgacccgggtcgctgcgttcAGGATGGGCCTTAGTGTTCCGCGCTCTACCCGGTGCGTCACCGGGGCGCTCCCAGTTTCTAGGTATTTCTGTCATCCTGGCCCCAGCTTCTCTGACTCAAACACCCGGCAAACCGCGCACGCCGAAGCCCCCCGCCGCTCCGAGCGCCGAACACTTACTTGCCCACGTGGTTGCTGTTGTCGTACATGCGCAGCACGCGGCGGTACACGGCGAACAGCGGCCGGTTCAGCCCCCAGGCCACGCTGCGGTAGAAGTCCTTCCGCTCCTCCTTGGACATCTCAAAGATGATCTCCGCCGGGTCCTCCATGCCACGGTTCTgtgacgcgcacgcacgcacgcacacacgcacagacacacacacacacacacacacacacacacacacaccttgattaATGACAATAACATTATTATTTGGTAGGATTGACAAGACTGGGTTAAATAATTGATTGATGAAATACGTAATTCCGGTTCTTTGGTGGTATAGAAACAATTAAAAACTAAAGACAGAGAGGTCAATTACATGGCCAAACATCACAATAATAGGATTATTTAGAACATttttaataaagaaaaacaatactttaCTTTATCAAATGTATATCCACGGCTATTGAAATAATTTTTTCCTTGAAGAAGACATGAGGCCGCCATCTTTTATTCCCAAACCTCCCAATGTTGGGTCCTCAGAACGCCCGGCCTACCTTCACGTAGCGCGCGATGTTGCTCATGAGGATTTCAACCTCCTCCTTGGACCACATGCCCTGCTTCCACGTGTGGCCTACACAACGCAAAACACACATTGAGTTTCTTCGACCGACGGTTCATCCGTCTTTAAAAGAACCCACCCTGCAGATCTGTCTGGTCTATTTCGAAATGAAGGgactagaaaaaaaaatatatataccggTATACACATttaagaataaataaaacagatggTCATTCTTACTAATTCAAAGTAATTTAGACCATAATTTTTAGACCCTggtatccaaagtgacttacagtggATCTTACATAATGTCATTGAGGAGCAAAGCAAGTAAGAGTAGGCTGGTGATATCAGGGATCAAACCACAGTACAATGCTACCACTCTAgtaagacacactgtgtgtatttgtgtgtgtttacctttaTTGGCCAGCGTGTCCTTGTCCTCCTTTGTGGTGAACCAGGCCTGGCTGACGGGCGACACGTCATCGCTGCTCTTCTCCTGAGAAGGCAGGGACTCTGCTTCTACCTGCaggatctacacacacacacacacacacacacacacacacacacacacacacacacacacacacacacacacacacacacacacacacacacacacacacacacacacacacacacacacacacacacacgagaccaAATTCCACCAATACATTTAAAGctaccttattttttttatttgggacaAATAAGAGAgcaaacaccaaaaaaaaaagctactCAGCCTAGCTGCTTGGCTTCCACGTACCTGAATCTGCGCTACGCTCCCCTCCGTGAGGTCACTGTCTGCCGTGGCGGTCATGGTCAACTCAAAGCTCTCGTCATTCTCTGACACTTGGGGATGGAGGACCGAGGGACAGAGccagacggatagacagactTATGTTATTGGATTTATTCTCAGCAAATTGGAAATACATCTTATTGTGTTACAATCAGGCTTCAGTCCTCAAGTCCTCACAATATTGATTACAGTAGAGCCCATTAAACATATTCATTCCTTAATACAAGGAATGATAAGGGCGTCTTCCCTAAAAAAACATCATTATACAGCTGCTGAGAGTTTATACCTTTACTTTTACCTTTATGTTACCTTCATGTGAAAACCAGACCAATGGACATTTTCCAGTTGAAAGCCCCTATCAAGCTGCTTCTTAGAATATGTAAAGCACGATCAAATTACTTTTCAAGTGATGTGAACATCTGTACGAATCCCTCGATTCGTAGGTTATGAAAGATAGTGTGTTTCTCACGAGGTTGGCTGACCACAGTGAACTGTGCTTCCTCCGAGTCCTCCAGCTCGTCTGTGGTCAGGCGGATCTTCTTCTGAAGAGGCTCAGAAGCCtcgtctacacacacagacacacattattTCCACAGAGCCGAAATGACGATAGCAAATACAATCACGGCAATATAACTGTCAtcattactattatattgtattattatattattttgtatttactgtCCAACAAATTAATATAATAGCAAATCAATTAATATGAATATATGTTCAACTTATTCTAAGAAAAGCTAcgaaaaatatgtgtgtgtgtgtgtgtgtgtgtgtgtgtgtgtgtgtgtgtgtgtgtgtgtgtgtgtgtgtgtgtgtgtgtgtgtgtcaccaatAGGAGGGCAGTGCAGTATGAGGCTCCCATCGCTGTCCCGGGTCAGCGTGACAGAGTTGACCGTCTGTAGCGTTATTTCCTCCGCCTCCGCGCTCATAGTTCACCTAGCAACAGAGAAGATAAATCTaagtgatgacatcatcataaaCTGATGACACTGGGTCCACTTTAAGAATGAGATGGGGATTTTTTACCAATATGTTAGATGAGCTAGACACTGATCAACGTATTCCCAGAGATAGGATTGTGGTTAAGCATATGATAATTGCAATTGTAAGCtaatttataaaataatattgaCACCCCTAATATCAATCTAATGTGAGTGactgtttgttttggtgtgttttgttttactgGAATGGTGAATAATACCTTCAATGACGATCATAAACATAATGATTgtataactaaccctaaccttgcaAACCTGAAATAATACTTTGCCACCTTCATAGAAGTtaatattttttgtgtttgcatTCAGTTATTAAGAGCAGACTTAGTTTGAAATGGATATTTCGGATGAAACGTAGGGCGAGTTACGCTTTTTAATATCTTTAAAAAGGGTTTTATTCCGAGTAGAAAATATTCAACCAATAATAGAGCAGTTATTGAATGGATTGCTGCGGATGGAAGTGAAATACTAGATTGTAACTTTATGTAGGTCTAAAACATCAACATCGTGTTTTTTTGCTATTGCCATTGTGCAGCAAAATCGTGTATTTATCTAGATGTATCACGTCCAAATGTAAATACTGCTATACCACACTAACAATTGTCATCCAAGTAGCCAGCCGGCTAAATGAAAGAAGACGAAATGAAAACAGCGACGCCATGTTATTGCACAAGGTGATGCTTATGGCGATTGTGTGCTATTGATCATGTCGACATATCTGCGGTTTGGTAGTCAATTCTTCCGACCCGAGCGTATGTATAAAGCTGCTCTGCTTCAGATCCCAAACAGAAAGTGGATTTTAGTTTTGATTTGGCTACTTACTTCCTGTTTTTGGTCCGGGGACTTCGAGGGGACCAGGATGAAGGCAAATGCCAGGATGGAGGCTCGGCCGTCTGAAGGCCACGGGGTTGCCAGATAAGTAGGGTACGAGCATGATAAGATAACACAATTAtcgatttttcttattattatgaatatttaattgttttatgTTTCTATTTATGTGTGCACCCTTGACACACATGTCGTTTGCAtcctatatttttttaattaagatGATAAACAACGTGGTAATGTGATGTGGTGAATCATCCTCCAATCACCCTTAAACAATGCTTACTATTGCAGCATTTCTTTCAGGAACATAATCAACCCATTCAAGCACAACTTATTAATTGCATGAAATTACATAGACTTTTTTGACACCCAGTAGGGATAGATGTATACGTTAAAGAAAACATATAACATATATTGCtgattttaacattttaaccTGGCAACCATATGTACCTCGCTTAAAGGTGCCCGGGTAGAAACctcattcaatgttttttctgtTGGTCATTTTGTCAACTTAAACCATCGAGATAATAAATCCACTGAGTCAAGAAGGGTCCGTTTTTCATAATAACATGTTGCTGATATTTATCACAATGGTTAGTTTGTTGTGGCGTATATATCAAAACTGTGAAAATAGTTCCACATGTAATATAGGGGACGAGTATGACTGCCGTACTGGCTGCGAATTTCCAAAAACTGTACTAATTTTGCAACATGGGAGATCAAACTTTAAGAGTGTAAGTATTGTCcacaatacatttatatatttaaatgcatTTGCACATATGGGCAACAATCTCTCTCGGTTCTGTGTTTATTGTCTTCAATTGTTCACCCAAAGTCTCGACAAGAAATGATTGTGGAAATCTTCATAATGCTCTATTGGCGGCTACATTAAGATTTCCACGATATAGGTCATTATTTTGACCTATATCGTACATTTGTAAATTAAACgtccattattattttaaaaggaACCGAATCTCCATCATGGACATGTGTGCAAACCGGGTTTTCTGTGTTTCTGCCTTCAGCCTGACGTGTGGGGATGTCCAAGGCAAATTTAACGATTTGTTCAACCGAGTACGGACAATCCAAAAGAAGAGTGGACAGTTTGATGTAAGACAGTCTGACTTGTAATGGACCtagtaacatgtattttaccgTTACACATTGTTATTGCGCCTCAAACGTCCCTTGGTCAGAGAAATGTCACAAACACGAGTTGATCTAGTACATGATGTACATAATACATCCGAGATCATGAAATAGATGAAACCCGATTCAGCTAAATTCAGGATTACACAGGACACAGGAAACAACCCTGAGACAAACCAATCCAAAATGCTTCCACAACTAAATTAGGATGATTTAATTCTGGCCAAAAGCAGTGGGGCCCCTCGTTATTCTAGGGTCCCCAGCATAAAGAATGAACCTGTAGGAAATCATTCTGGCTTGTGTGTGAGGTGGTTGGGCGAGGGACTGAGCTCAAGATTGTGCCGTGGGTTtgcagctgctgctgtgtgtgggaGATTTCTTTGGAAAGACCGAGGAGTCAGAGGCAGAGTGGCAAGAATACAAAACCGGAGCCAAGAAAGGTGTGCAATTAGAATACTATGCATAGACTTCTTACTAAAAGACAAAGTGAATATTGTGTCAATTGTGTCCAGACTTTTTCTTATCACAAGATAACTTGAAGCTACTTACAAAATAATTTGCCCCTTTTCAAATGTCCTAAATGAATGCACCATGTttcctttgttttttattgtgatCTTCTTCAGCTCCCATTCACACATGCGTCCTGGGAGCAGCCAGCCAGGCGACGGTGAAGTACTTCCCCAGCGCAGATGGCTGCGAGCTGGCTGAAAACATCACCTACCTGGGTGAGAGGTGACGGGGAGCGGCAGCGTTACTCCTGGGTCTAATGCTTTCTCACTTTGTTGTTATATCTCAGAACAAATAAGAATTAATTGGAGATGCTAGTGTGATATTTAAGGCTCAATGGATACATttacataaatatgtatgttattttttttacaaatatataaaaacaatttaAGATGTGCAAGATTACTTCAGATTGATTCATATCAACCACTTCAATTCGGCACAGCCATATCCGTCTGGTCGGTTAAGCTGAACATGAAGCAAATATCCCATTGAAAGTTTTTTCCTTGAACAGAACAAAATATTTTGTGAGTAACCATTTCGTCTGTCAacgatgacgacgatgatgatgatgatggtgtatgcgtgtgcacgcCATCCCCCTCAGGGCGCCGCGGCGTGTTCACGGGGGCGTCCGGCCTCCAGATCGCCTACGTCAGCGGGCGCGAGGCCCTGCAGGAGCCGGCCCCTGCCCACTGCTTCACGCCCAAAGACCTGCTGGCCCTGGTGGCCCCGCTGGTCAACAACTCCAAGTTCCGGGGCGTGGACATACTGCTGACGTCGCAGTGGCCCCGCGGGGTGTGGCAGTTCGGAAACAACCCGGTGAGGCCTTCTGCTTGTAgttcttatttttattcatttgagCCCGACAATGCATTCTCTGGCTGTCAGTCACTATTCAATTGACAGTGTGCGCAAGATTTGCGATTACATATTTCTAGTAGATTGATGTAGATACATCTGTAATCCATGCTGAGGGCTACAATCCTATTAATACAATTTCACCAAATACCTGATATATGTATTCTTTAAGTTTGACTCCTGGCCGGAGGATAATCTTGTCTACTTTACTTTTGCTCTCACTTTGGCAGAGCTAACTACATTCACAAACCTCGCATATTGTCGATTTAAAGGTGTTCATTAATATCAACTGCATCATttagaaaatgtgtgttttagttggttgttgttgtgatgaGGAATCGTCCCAACCACTCTACTGCGTACTATCTCCTATTGACTGTAATGCATTTTAATTTGGTTCACCAGGAAGTGAACACCAAGTGCTGCGGCACGGCGTCTGTCGCCAACCTGGCTGACAAGCTGAAGCCGCGCTACCATTTTGCGGCAGTAGAGGGCGCTCACTATGAAAGACTTCCCTACAGGTAGGCAGGTCTCACTATGAAAGACTTCccaagccctctctctctctctctccagggatGACAGGTTCTCTGGTATGTCCTCAacaagttatgtgtgtgtgtgtgtgtgtgtgtgtgtgtgtgtgtgtgtgtgtgcgtgtgcgtgttcgttcTCAGGAACCACATGGTCCTGCAGGAGAATGCGCAGCATGTGAGCCGCTTCATCGCCCTGGCGTCCGTCAGCAACCCCGCCAAGAAGAAGGTGAGAGGAGGACACCTCCAGGAAGTCTCCTTCAAAGGAGTCTCCTTCAACCAAATCACAACCACACTATTTCTTTGTCACATCTGGGTTCCTTGGAAAGGAAGGGGATTTTTGAAAAGTAGAATAGGATAGTCTTCATTGTCCCCCAATTTGGTTTGCAAACACTAGTCaacgcatccaatacacatcgtaaaataaacaaataaaaaacaaatacatataaCATACAGTCGAGAACAATGTGTCTTTTGTAACAGGGACTAGTACCAAAAacgtttatttaaaataaagatATGTAATTGCTGGTGGTGCTCTTTGACGATATAGACCTCTCTATGCATCAACTTTGCGTCTCTCCCTGGTGCCTCCAGTACCTGTACGCCTTCAACATCGTCCCCATGAAGAGCATGGAGCCGTCGGAGCTGGTCAAGCAGCCGCAGGACGTGACGGAGAACCCCTACCGGCGCAGCGGGAAGGAGAAGCTGCAGCGCGGCAAGACGGGCCTCGACCCCGCTgaggaagaggtgtgtgtgtgtgtgcacgtacgtgtgcgtgtgtgtgtgtgtgtgtgtgtgtgtacatataaatCGGATAAGTGCTTGGCTTTTCATTTCAGGATTTCGCATTGTGAAGTTGAGGTGTAGATAAAGTTAAAGATAAAGTTTCTTTGTTGCAGACAAACAAATTAGGGTTGAGTCGTGTTTCTGAGTGCTcatgattattattgtttttaattagttaccaatgtatttttttctaatgCATAAAAATCACTTCTTGAAAACATCAATCGACGTCCCCATCTCTGTCGAAAGGGAGGTTGCTGCGTTgctgtttctgattggctcccATGAATATATAGAGAGCCAATCAGACACGTGTTTAGCACCGCCCCTCCGGTGTGACTCTGTTACCCTCCCATGTCGTCCTGGTAACAGAAGGTCTAATGTTTCCCCTCAAGGAGCCAGCCGCCCAGTTCTTCTTCGACCTGAGCAGAGGGGGGcgtggcggggggcggggcggggggcggggccagggcagGAAGCGGCCCTCCGACGAGGGGGACCGCCCCCCCTGGGACGGGGAGaggcggggccaggggggggcgggcgaCGCGGACGGGCAGCCCAGGCAGCCCCGCAGACCACGTGAGTCCGGCCACGCCCACGTCTCTCCGTTGCTATGATATGGAAGTAATAGTCTCCCGTGGGGTCTCTCTAGGGAATTCAATTTTTTTGAGTTTTTTGAATGGTTTGATGAGATATTAACAGTTGCATAAATGCTTTTCTGAAAAGGGAGTTTAGCCCCTAGAAGCTCAAAACTCTTGAGCCTCCCTAAAAGTCACGATTCTAACTGCGATATGTAATCAGGAAGGTTATTCAGGTAGTTTTATTACAAAATGCACAGCTATTAAAGACACCACACGGATGGTTTGACGTCACCTCTATCAGAAACTTCACGCTCTATCCAGTGTTGAAACTGCTGTCTGGCCCAGTCCCTCTCCCAGTCCCTCTCCCAG
The nucleotide sequence above comes from Gadus chalcogrammus isolate NIFS_2021 chromosome 4, NIFS_Gcha_1.0, whole genome shotgun sequence. Encoded proteins:
- the dmtf1 gene encoding cyclin-D-binding Myb-like transcription factor 1, with protein sequence MSAEAEEITLQTVNSVTLTRDSDGSLILHCPPIDEASEPLQKKIRLTTDELEDSEEAQFTVVSQPLSENDESFELTMTATADSDLTEGSVAQIQILQVEAESLPSQEKSSDDVSPVSQAWFTTKEDKDTLANKGHTWKQGMWSKEEVEILMSNIARYVKNRGMEDPAEIIFEMSKEERKDFYRSVAWGLNRPLFAVYRRVLRMYDNSNHVGKYTHGEIEKLKTLRKKHGNDWATIGAVLGRSASSVKDRCRLMKDTCNTGKWSEEEERRLAEVVYEMAGVSPGVAVTGGVSWASVAERVRSRSEKQCRSKWLNYLNWKHSGGTEWTKEDDLGLVRRIMEMQVEEENELRWEELAGGWSSVRSPQWLRSKWWNIKRQVSNHKEIPFSLLLEVLQDLMESSQANAGTGSPASSAALRVARLDESGGGAVGGDDGASASSVAALQIPVQIPLQITHLDGSAAPGDGDTITLNTGALQTFEILPSFHLQPTGTPGTYYLQTTSNQGLSLSTSQGLPLGLGSNSTVTLTTSSSPSSPEHQIILHSLSAEGLCSSDGVIIQTVTSDPSSSDPLGQSQLIVETAGQEQEVGLEASSLLVGDECVSSEAQPMTDGFADKVLSSTSVEETSALAPGSTVLIVSAPISSTLTDPILENQEGSD
- the cwf19l1 gene encoding CWF19-like protein 1, which produces MGDQTLRVLTCGDVQGKFNDLFNRVRTIQKKSGQFDLLLCVGDFFGKTEESEAEWQEYKTGAKKAPIHTCVLGAASQATVKYFPSADGCELAENITYLGRRGVFTGASGLQIAYVSGREALQEPAPAHCFTPKDLLALVAPLVNNSKFRGVDILLTSQWPRGVWQFGNNPEVNTKCCGTASVANLADKLKPRYHFAAVEGAHYERLPYRNHMVLQENAQHVSRFIALASVSNPAKKKYLYAFNIVPMKSMEPSELVKQPQDVTENPYRRSGKEKLQRGKTGLDPAEEEEPAAQFFFDLSRGGRGGGRGGGRGQGRKRPSDEGDRPPWDGERRGQGGAGDADGQPRQPRRPPQPTGPCWFCLASPQVEKHLVISIGTHCYLALAKGGLTPFHVLVLPIGHYQSVVELASEVVEEMDKYKAALHKFYKSRGERCISFERNYRSQHLQLQVVPVPLDKCATEDIKEAFMVQAGEQQMELMEIPEHTDLKQIAPPGTPYFYVELDTGEKLYYRIQKHFPLQFGREVLASEALLNIPARADWKECKQTREEEEQCSATLRDAFKPFDFALED